In Aquiflexum balticum DSM 16537, a single genomic region encodes these proteins:
- a CDS encoding SulP family inorganic anion transporter produces the protein MKTHKFQIPLTGIAGLKQNWRADLTSGFLVFLIALPLCLGISMASGFPPVAGIFTAIIGGLVVSFLGGSQLTIKGPAAGLIIIALGAVTELGQGDPMLGYKLTLAVVVAAGILQVIFGWIKSGVLADFFPSSAVHGMLAAIGIIIIAKQLFTMIGVKPEASETLELFAELPHAFSELNPEIALIGFISLLILFLFPLFKNKYIRMIPAPLLVILVAIPIGRYFDLEHEHSYLFLDGHEYTIGPKFLVTLPDNLLSAITFPDFSQVFSMVSIKYIIMFALVGSLESLLSSKAIDGLDPFKRKSNMNKDLMGVGIGNTLAGFIGGLPMISEIVRSSANINNGGKTAWSNFFHGMFLLIFVAFFPNLIHQIPLAALAAMLVYTGFKLASPQSFYSTYKIGKEQLAVFLVTIVFTLATDLLIGIGVGILTKFIIHLVNGLPLKYIFKPMFTVSENGNEFTVDVFHSAVFSNYIKLKKSLDALPREKTIRIDFSNANLVDHTVLENLHHYQHDYEHTGGHFVLCGMDHLKKNSDHHLSGRKLKKEKA, from the coding sequence ATGAAAACTCATAAATTTCAAATCCCTTTGACCGGTATAGCCGGACTCAAACAAAACTGGAGGGCAGACCTGACTTCTGGTTTCTTGGTATTTCTTATCGCTTTACCCCTTTGCCTTGGCATTTCTATGGCTTCAGGCTTCCCTCCTGTAGCCGGAATATTCACGGCCATCATCGGTGGCCTGGTAGTCAGCTTTCTCGGAGGCTCGCAGCTGACGATCAAAGGCCCCGCGGCAGGTCTGATCATCATTGCCCTCGGTGCAGTGACCGAATTGGGGCAGGGTGATCCCATGCTTGGGTATAAACTGACTTTAGCTGTTGTTGTAGCGGCAGGAATCCTACAGGTGATATTTGGTTGGATAAAGTCCGGGGTTTTGGCTGATTTCTTCCCCTCATCAGCAGTACATGGAATGCTTGCGGCAATCGGAATCATCATCATTGCAAAGCAACTGTTTACCATGATCGGTGTCAAGCCCGAAGCAAGTGAAACTTTAGAGCTGTTTGCAGAACTTCCGCATGCTTTCAGCGAACTCAATCCTGAAATCGCCTTGATCGGATTTATAAGTCTGCTGATTTTATTTCTTTTCCCTTTATTCAAAAACAAGTATATCAGAATGATACCTGCCCCCCTGCTTGTCATCTTGGTTGCCATTCCTATCGGAAGGTATTTTGACTTGGAGCATGAACACAGCTACCTGTTTTTGGATGGGCATGAATATACCATCGGGCCAAAATTTCTGGTAACCTTGCCGGACAACCTGCTTTCGGCCATCACTTTCCCTGATTTCTCCCAGGTATTTTCAATGGTATCCATCAAGTATATCATCATGTTTGCCTTGGTGGGAAGTCTGGAGTCTTTGCTAAGCTCCAAAGCCATCGATGGATTGGATCCATTCAAAAGAAAATCCAATATGAACAAAGATCTGATGGGAGTTGGGATAGGAAACACACTGGCAGGATTTATCGGCGGTCTGCCGATGATCTCAGAAATCGTCCGAAGCTCTGCCAACATCAATAACGGTGGCAAAACTGCCTGGTCGAATTTCTTCCACGGCATGTTCCTGTTGATCTTTGTGGCTTTTTTTCCAAACTTGATCCATCAGATTCCTTTGGCTGCTTTGGCCGCAATGTTGGTTTACACAGGTTTCAAGTTAGCCTCCCCTCAGTCTTTTTACAGCACCTACAAAATCGGTAAAGAACAGCTCGCAGTCTTCCTTGTCACCATTGTGTTTACCCTCGCCACGGATTTATTGATCGGTATCGGTGTGGGCATTCTTACCAAGTTTATCATTCACTTGGTTAATGGTCTTCCATTGAAATACATCTTCAAACCCATGTTTACAGTAAGCGAAAACGGAAATGAATTTACAGTTGATGTCTTTCATTCCGCTGTTTTCAGTAATTATATCAAACTCAAAAAATCCCTCGATGCGCTTCCAAGAGAAAAAACCATCCGGATCGATTTTAGCAATGCGAATTTGGTTGATCATACTGTACTTGAAAATCTGCACCATTACCAACATGACTATGAGCATACTGGAGGCCATTTTGTTCTCTGTGGAATGGACCATTTGAAGAAAAATTCAGACCATCACCTCTCCGGAAGGAAACTGAAAAAGGAAAAAGCATGA
- a CDS encoding proton-conducting transporter transmembrane domain-containing protein, translating into MENQIIISSFVVIPFIGFLLSLLLPEKNEAGLARMAFFTISFQLASALGYIGYWLIVLKGRPVNIPEFVLYQHHDYEFLIDFYFDRVTAVYLFVGAFVTFLITRYSKYYLHLEEGYKRFFNSILFFYLAYNLTVLAGNFETLFIGWEMLGISSFLLIAFYRNRYLPVRNAVKVFSIYRIGDIGIILAMWASHHLWHENITFLKLNNEQLVIEHLSQHGGIGLFISLGILVAAAAKSAQLPFSSWLPRAMEGPTPSSAIFYGSLSVHFGVFLLLRTFPFWEHQITARILIGLLGLATTLVAYPIARVQSSIKSQIAYASIAQIGIMFIEVALGLQVLALIHFAGNAFLRTYQLLVSPSVVSYMIRDQFYHFKPKEITVEDTFPKRLEYSLFILSLKEWNLDVFMNKWVFSPIKKVGSKLDFLTPKNLLLYFLPMYGIGLYGYFHQEYLPQGIQELIPGTFAFIGMMMVFKAFSERNYPRLAWMLVIANHFWIALAVSFNETFDYNQTLIYLSGVTVFGILGYVILEYLRKKEPEYFDMNQYYGHVYEYRKLALVFLIATLGLMAFPISPTFIGVDLIFSHIHEDQYLLAFFDSASFIIGGIALIRIYSRLFLGPHIKNYHEKALKSS; encoded by the coding sequence ATGGAAAATCAAATCATCATCAGCAGCTTTGTGGTTATTCCTTTTATAGGATTCTTACTTTCCTTGTTGCTACCCGAGAAAAATGAAGCCGGTCTTGCCAGAATGGCCTTCTTTACGATCAGCTTTCAGCTAGCTTCCGCTTTGGGATACATCGGATATTGGCTGATTGTACTTAAGGGCCGACCGGTGAATATCCCTGAATTCGTTTTATACCAGCACCATGATTATGAGTTTCTGATTGACTTTTACTTTGATAGAGTCACGGCAGTATATCTCTTTGTCGGAGCATTTGTTACATTTCTGATCACGCGGTATAGCAAATATTACCTGCACCTTGAGGAAGGTTATAAGCGCTTCTTCAACTCCATCCTTTTCTTTTATCTAGCTTATAATCTGACTGTATTGGCAGGGAATTTCGAGACGCTGTTTATCGGATGGGAGATGTTGGGGATCTCTTCTTTTTTGTTGATTGCCTTTTACCGCAACAGGTACCTGCCGGTCAGGAATGCTGTGAAGGTTTTTTCCATCTATAGAATCGGAGACATTGGGATCATTTTGGCCATGTGGGCAAGCCATCACCTTTGGCATGAAAACATCACCTTCCTGAAGCTGAACAATGAACAACTTGTAATCGAGCACCTCTCCCAACATGGAGGCATCGGCTTATTTATCTCGCTAGGAATATTGGTAGCTGCAGCTGCAAAATCAGCGCAGCTGCCATTTTCTTCCTGGCTTCCAAGGGCCATGGAAGGTCCCACACCTTCAAGTGCGATTTTCTATGGATCGCTTTCTGTGCATTTTGGGGTCTTCTTATTGCTTAGGACATTCCCTTTTTGGGAGCACCAGATTACAGCGCGGATTCTGATAGGATTGCTTGGTTTGGCGACCACTTTGGTGGCCTATCCTATTGCCCGTGTTCAGTCTTCGATTAAGTCTCAGATTGCCTATGCTTCCATTGCGCAGATTGGGATCATGTTTATCGAGGTCGCTTTAGGGCTACAAGTTCTGGCCCTGATCCACTTTGCAGGCAATGCCTTCCTGAGAACTTATCAGCTTTTGGTATCTCCTTCGGTGGTGAGTTACATGATCCGGGATCAGTTTTACCATTTCAAGCCAAAAGAAATTACTGTGGAAGATACATTTCCCAAGCGTCTTGAATACAGCCTTTTCATCCTTTCACTTAAGGAATGGAACCTGGATGTATTTATGAACAAATGGGTCTTTTCTCCCATCAAAAAGGTGGGAAGTAAATTGGATTTTCTCACTCCAAAAAACCTCCTCTTGTATTTCCTACCCATGTATGGAATCGGACTTTACGGCTACTTCCATCAAGAATACTTGCCTCAAGGAATACAGGAATTGATCCCCGGCACCTTTGCCTTTATAGGGATGATGATGGTATTCAAGGCGTTTTCTGAACGGAATTACCCCAGGCTGGCCTGGATGCTCGTCATTGCAAACCATTTCTGGATTGCACTTGCCGTTTCCTTCAACGAGACCTTTGACTACAATCAAACCCTGATTTACCTCAGCGGGGTTACCGTATTTGGCATCCTGGGATATGTGATCTTGGAATACTTAAGGAAAAAGGAGCCGGAGTATTTTGACATGAACCAATATTATGGACATGTCTATGAATACCGGAAACTGGCTTTGGTCTTCTTGATTGCCACCTTGGGATTGATGGCATTTCCTATTTCACCCACATTTATCGGAGTGGATTTGATCTTTAGTCATATCCATGAGGACCAATACCTTCTTGCTTTCTTTGACTCTGCGAGTTTTATCATTGGAGGCATCGCCCTGATCCGGATTTATTCCCGCCTTTTCCTCGGCCCCCATATCAAAAATTACCACGAAAAAGCACTCAAATCTTCTTAA